The DNA region GGAGTCCGGAACCGCCGGGGCACGCGCACTTCGGGAGGCAGCACAATCAGTCGATGCCGACCCCTTCATTTTCGGGAGCGGCGAGCGATCAGTTCTTGATGTCGCCGACGGATACGGGGCTTCCGGTGCGAGCGACGATGATTTCGCTGAAGAGCGTACTGCCTGCCGGAAACGCGACGTCCCGTTTGCCATCCACGCTGGCGAACCGGACCCAACGGACATTCATCCCGCACTCGATCTGGAGCCGGATCTCCTCGTCCACATGGTACATGCAGGACAGGAACACCTTGAACGAGTTGCAGACCAGTCAGTTCCGATTGCGATCTGCCCGCGAGCGAACACCGTTCTCGACGCCGGAACCCCGCCAGTACGGGAATTACTGGACCACACGACAGTCGCTCTCGGGACCGACAACGTCATGTTGAACCCCCCGTCGATGTTCCGAGAGATGGCGTACACGGCGAAACAGTTCGACGTGACTGCCCGAGAGGTATTACGGATGGCGACGACGGCTGGTGCCGAGATCGTTGGACTCAACTGTGGTATCATCGCTCCCGACCGACGGGCAGCACTTCTCGTCCTCGACGGTGATTCTGACAATCTGACGGGGTCAGTTGACCCAGTACAGGCCGTCGTTCGTCGCGCGACCGAGTTGGACGTTAAACGTGTCCTCGTCTAGGAATCGTCTTCTGTATGGGTCTCAGAATTGAACTTGTGGAAGGGTGTCGTCTCGTGGCTCCGAACGAGGACTTCGTCGGCAACGGTAAGTCCCATATCGAGAAGTTCCTGTGCGACCGGTGTGATGTCGCTGTCCGTCTCGCCCACTGCAGTGACAAGGAGGTTCTGTTCACCAGTGACCAACTCCTGGACTGACACCACCCCATCGATGTTCAGAATCTCGGGAACGATATCACCACGTTCGGGAATCGAAGCGGTACAGTAAAGCAGCATTCGGAGCGGATAGCCTGATTTCTGATAGTCGATGCTGCCGCTGTATCCTTTGATTACGCCGTCGGATTCGAGACGCTGAATGCGCTTGCGGACAGTACTGTCGGAGGTACCGGTCCGCTCCGCGATGTCTCCGGACGACATGTTTCGAGCGTCCTCTTGGAGTGCATGCAGAATCGCTTTGTCAACATCGTCGATCTCCACGTCAGTCATATCAGCATGTTCGCGTCAAAGGCACTTTACCTTTGTACGTTGCTCGGTCACTCCACAGTGTTCTCTACTTTTTCATCCAATACGCGCTGTCTAGTTGAGACAGTCTGAGAAACGAGCAGGTCGTGGAATTTCTGGTCTAAAGATGCTCGCAGATCTACTCAAACAGGACTTAGAAACAGATTTAGAAGAAGCTTGGGAGGATGAGCGGACGGCGACGCCCGTCAGGGCGTTCGACGTCCGCTGGCACTGTCTAGTTACGCAGTTCTCGAATAGACTAGCGATACAGCGTCTCTTTGGCCGGTATCGAACGGTACGGATGCCTGCAGCTTTGTCGAGGTGTTGAGTAAGACGGGCGAATTCACGCCGTTCATCGTACCACCGTCTGCCGGTTTCGCGTAACTACGTACCACCGTCTGCCGGTTTCGCGTAACTAGACCGTATCAGCACCACCAATAGCTTGAACTACGGATGCGTCGTGCGTGGTTTCGATGGGGGTTACTCGCGGCTACTGGGGAGAGTTCGGACTCGTCG from Halorussus pelagicus includes:
- a CDS encoding Lrp/AsnC family transcriptional regulator — translated: MTDVEIDDVDKAILHALQEDARNMSSGDIAERTGTSDSTVRKRIQRLESDGVIKGYSGSIDYQKSGYPLRMLLYCTASIPERGDIVPEILNIDGVVSVQELVTGEQNLLVTAVGETDSDITPVAQELLDMGLTVADEVLVRSHETTPFHKFNSETHTEDDS
- a CDS encoding amidohydrolase family protein, with the protein product METLSGTVLTGRSFEPIRGRVVVEDGQIQSIEEAETTSTDIILPAFVNAHTHLGDSVAKEAAVGLSLDEAVAPPDSLKHRRLAGATRSDLLSAMRRSLRFMQRTGTAACLDFRESGTAGARALREAAQSVDADPFIFGSGERSVLDVADGYGASGASDDDFAEERTACRKRDVPFAIHAGEPDPTDIHPALDLEPDLLVHMVHAGQEHLERVADQSVPIAICPRANTVLDAGTPPVRELLDHTTVALGTDNVMLNPPSMFREMAYTAKQFDVTAREVLRMATTAGAEIVGLNCGIIAPDRRAALLVLDGDSDNLTGSVDPVQAVVRRATELDVKRVLV